In Candidatus Defluviibacterium haderslevense, the following are encoded in one genomic region:
- a CDS encoding ATP-binding cassette domain-containing protein encodes MDLKIESLSKSFGNQKAVDNISFEVRSGEIVGFLGPNGAGKTTTMKMLTQYISPDHGTIWYGSSSSRDAIELRRSIGYLPEHNPLYEDMPMLDYLAFCAALQGVPQGEIQNNIRNMVKKCGLDVEKHKKIGELSKGFRQRVGLAQAIIHNPKILILDEPTTGLDPNQIVEIRELIKQLGREKTVILSTHILPEVEATCDRLLIINKGKIVADGTVSNLRKQSENRQILHVRIDGPNQNNIYEVLKNEPGVSMVDLINRNENKFEIQSHDAEPLNRKIFHLCVKNGWDLLEMIPFETKLEDIFRDLTIN; translated from the coding sequence ATGGATTTAAAAATTGAGTCCTTATCAAAAAGTTTTGGCAATCAAAAAGCAGTTGACAACATTTCATTCGAGGTAAGGTCAGGAGAAATCGTTGGCTTTCTAGGGCCGAATGGTGCTGGCAAAACCACCACTATGAAAATGCTTACCCAATATATTTCACCAGATCATGGTACCATTTGGTATGGCTCCTCGTCTTCCAGAGATGCCATTGAATTGAGAAGAAGCATTGGGTATCTTCCTGAACATAATCCCTTGTATGAAGATATGCCCATGTTGGATTACTTGGCCTTTTGTGCGGCCTTGCAAGGTGTGCCACAAGGTGAAATTCAGAATAATATCCGAAATATGGTCAAAAAATGTGGCCTAGATGTAGAAAAACATAAAAAAATTGGTGAACTGTCTAAAGGATTTCGCCAACGCGTTGGACTTGCACAGGCTATCATCCACAATCCTAAAATTCTGATTCTTGATGAACCGACAACTGGTCTAGATCCAAATCAAATTGTTGAAATCAGAGAACTAATCAAACAATTAGGACGTGAAAAAACGGTTATTCTTAGTACACACATTTTACCGGAAGTAGAAGCAACTTGCGATCGATTATTGATCATTAACAAAGGCAAAATTGTTGCTGATGGAACAGTCTCTAATCTTAGAAAGCAATCGGAAAATCGACAAATTCTACATGTTCGTATCGATGGTCCCAATCAAAACAACATTTACGAAGTACTAAAAAATGAACCTGGTGTCAGCATGGTTGATCTAATTAATAGAAATGAGAACAAATTCGAAATCCAATCCCACGATGCTGAACCACTCAATCGAAAAATCTTTCATCTTTGTGTAAAGAACGGATGGGACTTACTTGAAATGATTCCTTTTGAAACGAAATTAGAAGACATTTTCCGTGACCTTACTATAAATTAA
- a CDS encoding ABC transporter permease subunit, translating to MQSPISIIAKKELASFFDSLTAYIMLVAFLGFSGFFTWIFGSDVFIRKEADLQVFFGIAKWTLFFFIPAITMKMLAEEKKTGTIELLLTKAVSHRQLILGKFLACLLLIIIALALTLPYYFSISQLGAVDHGATISGYLGLILMSAAYIGIGLFASSITNNQIVAFLLALLIGIFFHFLFDVFSYGSRGLFGQIFSTLSVSKHFDSISRGVIDTKDILYFITLTGLGLYLAELFIAKRK from the coding sequence ATGCAATCTCCAATTTCAATTATTGCAAAGAAAGAATTAGCTTCTTTTTTTGATTCATTAACAGCTTATATTATGTTAGTGGCCTTTCTTGGATTTAGTGGCTTTTTTACCTGGATCTTTGGCTCAGATGTTTTTATTAGGAAAGAAGCAGATTTACAGGTATTTTTTGGTATCGCAAAATGGACACTTTTCTTTTTTATTCCTGCTATTACCATGAAAATGCTAGCTGAAGAAAAAAAGACAGGTACTATTGAATTACTGCTAACAAAAGCTGTTAGCCATAGACAATTGATCTTAGGCAAATTTTTGGCTTGTCTATTGTTGATCATCATTGCATTAGCCTTAACCCTACCCTATTACTTTTCAATTAGTCAATTAGGCGCTGTAGACCATGGCGCTACCATCAGTGGGTATCTAGGCCTTATTCTAATGAGTGCAGCTTATATTGGCATTGGTTTGTTTGCCAGTAGTATTACAAACAATCAAATCGTTGCATTTCTATTAGCTTTATTAATAGGCATATTCTTTCATTTTTTATTTGATGTGTTTTCATATGGAAGCCGGGGTTTATTTGGACAGATTTTTAGCACATTAAGTGTGAGTAAACATTTTGATTCCATTTCTCGTGGCGTGATAGACACAAAAGATATATTGTATTTTATTACTTTAACCGGCTTAGGATTATACTTAGCAGAATTATTTATTGCAAAAAGAAAATAA
- a CDS encoding GldG family protein, which translates to MNSLGTKILIAITGFVAINFLAKQFFFRFDLTQNKEFTLSKATKDIIKNLDKKVNITAYFSNDLPTDVAKTQEELKDILNEFANISKGQVEYQFISPNDDPKKEEEAMKEGIQPVMINVREKDQSKQLKAFLGATVKIGDAKEVIPVIQPGTAMEYALTTSIKKLAVKNKPLLGFLQGHREAAIQELAQAYESLNILYHSESVYITDTVDLGKYKTLVIVRPQDSFPPADLAKLDEYLSNGGNILLAMNHIEADMQQGLVNVSKTGLKEWLNTKGLKVEDALVRDVACGQVQVQQQNGFFSFNTPIQMPYLPLVQKFPEHPVTKGLERVILQFASPLSYGGDARNVFTPLLLSSDKSASENLPLVFDIQRQWTQSDFPQSNICMGGVLEGKIVGDRSSRLIVYTDGDFPVGRGRNQQINADNVSLLVNGIDWLSDDTGLIDLRTKAVDTRPIKELDDATRSLYKYLNFLLPIGLILVYSFFRSSMNRRKRIQRMEERYV; encoded by the coding sequence ATGAATTCATTAGGAACAAAAATTCTTATCGCCATCACAGGATTTGTAGCTATAAATTTTTTGGCAAAGCAATTCTTTTTCAGATTCGATTTAACTCAAAACAAAGAATTTACGCTGAGTAAAGCAACAAAAGATATTATAAAAAATTTAGATAAAAAAGTAAATATTACAGCTTACTTTTCAAATGATCTACCTACTGATGTTGCAAAAACTCAAGAAGAATTAAAAGACATACTCAACGAATTTGCTAATATTTCAAAAGGACAAGTAGAATATCAATTCATATCACCAAATGATGATCCCAAAAAGGAAGAAGAAGCCATGAAAGAAGGCATTCAACCTGTGATGATCAATGTTCGGGAGAAAGATCAATCAAAGCAACTCAAAGCATTTCTGGGTGCTACCGTTAAAATAGGAGACGCCAAAGAAGTTATTCCAGTTATACAACCCGGCACAGCCATGGAATATGCACTTACCACAAGTATTAAGAAATTAGCTGTAAAAAACAAACCACTTTTAGGATTTCTGCAGGGACACCGGGAGGCTGCAATTCAGGAATTAGCTCAGGCTTATGAATCATTGAACATCTTATATCATTCTGAATCCGTATACATTACTGATACTGTTGATCTTGGTAAATATAAAACTCTCGTCATAGTTAGACCCCAAGATAGTTTTCCACCAGCTGATTTAGCAAAATTAGATGAATACCTATCAAATGGTGGGAATATCTTATTAGCAATGAACCATATTGAAGCTGATATGCAACAAGGATTGGTGAATGTTTCAAAAACCGGTTTAAAAGAATGGCTTAACACTAAAGGTCTAAAAGTCGAAGATGCATTGGTACGCGATGTAGCTTGTGGACAAGTACAAGTGCAACAACAAAATGGGTTTTTCTCCTTTAACACACCAATACAAATGCCTTATTTGCCATTGGTTCAAAAATTTCCTGAACACCCAGTTACAAAAGGTTTAGAACGCGTTATTTTACAGTTTGCAAGCCCGCTAAGTTATGGTGGTGATGCTCGTAATGTGTTTACCCCACTTTTACTTTCCTCAGACAAATCTGCTAGTGAAAATCTCCCATTAGTTTTTGATATTCAGCGCCAATGGACTCAAAGTGATTTTCCTCAATCGAATATTTGTATGGGTGGTGTTTTGGAAGGCAAAATCGTTGGAGATAGAAGTTCAAGACTCATTGTATATACCGATGGAGATTTCCCGGTTGGTCGTGGAAGAAATCAACAAATCAATGCAGACAATGTCAGCCTATTGGTTAATGGTATAGACTGGCTAAGTGATGATACTGGTCTCATAGATCTGCGAACCAAAGCAGTTGATACAAGACCTATTAAAGAACTTGATGACGCCACCAGGAGCCTTTATAAATATTTGAATTTCTTACTTCCTATTGGTTTGATTTTAGTTTATAGCTTTTTTAGATCTTCGATGAATAGAAGGAAACGAATCCAAAGAATGGAAGAAAGATATGTGTAA